In Synechococcus sp. UW69, the following are encoded in one genomic region:
- the glmS gene encoding glutamine--fructose-6-phosphate transaminase (isomerizing), which produces MCGIVALVGSREAAPQLLEGLRQLEYRGYDSAGIATVDAPGVLTCLRAKGKLRNLTALVEAQGAPGQCGIGHTRWATHGKPEERNAHPHRSSDGAVAVVQNGIIENHRSLREQLQASGVVFQSETDTEVIPHLLAVELQQLQAGGGTPGGGLLLEALQRVLPKLQGAYALAVIWNQAPGALVVARKAAPLLIGLGEGEFLCASDTPALAGFTRTILPMEDGEVALLSPLGVELYDAAGVRQQRMPTQLSGVDHVADKREFRHFMLKEIHEQPETAELWVTRHLPQGLATEQPVALPMDDAFYEGIERIQILACGTSRHAAMVGAYLLEQFAGIPTSVHYASEFRYAPPPLAPHTLTIGVTQSGETADTLAALAMEAERRLAHGDPAFAPRQLGVTNRPESSLSRQVPHILDIGAGIEVGVAATKTFLGQLLAFYGLAMAFAARRGARSAAEIKALADELRTLPQQLRQLVDLHDQRSEALAHRFADTQDVIFLGRGINYPIALEGALKLKEISYIHAEGYPAGEMKHGPIALLDSRVPVVSIAVPGVVFEKVLSNAQEAKARDAQLIGVAPQGPDTDLFDELLPVPSVSEWLSPLLTVVPMQLLSYHIAAHRGLDVDQPRNLAKSVTVE; this is translated from the coding sequence ATGTGCGGAATCGTTGCCCTGGTGGGCTCCCGAGAAGCGGCACCCCAGCTTCTGGAGGGACTTCGTCAGCTGGAGTACCGCGGTTACGACTCCGCCGGGATTGCGACGGTTGACGCTCCAGGGGTGCTGACCTGTCTTCGGGCCAAGGGCAAGCTGCGCAACCTCACCGCCTTGGTGGAAGCTCAAGGGGCTCCCGGGCAATGCGGCATCGGCCATACCCGCTGGGCCACCCATGGCAAACCGGAGGAGCGCAATGCCCATCCGCATCGCAGCAGTGATGGGGCTGTGGCCGTGGTGCAGAACGGAATCATTGAGAATCACCGTTCCCTGCGCGAGCAGTTGCAGGCTTCAGGGGTGGTGTTTCAGTCGGAGACGGACACCGAGGTGATTCCTCATCTTCTTGCTGTGGAGCTTCAGCAGCTGCAAGCAGGGGGCGGCACCCCAGGCGGTGGTCTTTTGCTGGAGGCTCTGCAGCGGGTGCTGCCCAAGTTGCAAGGGGCCTATGCCCTGGCGGTGATCTGGAATCAGGCGCCGGGTGCACTTGTGGTGGCTCGCAAGGCGGCACCCCTCTTGATCGGGTTGGGTGAAGGGGAATTCCTCTGTGCCAGCGACACTCCGGCTTTAGCAGGTTTCACCCGCACGATCTTGCCGATGGAAGACGGCGAGGTGGCCTTGCTCTCACCCCTTGGCGTTGAGCTTTACGACGCCGCAGGGGTGCGCCAGCAACGCATGCCCACCCAGCTCAGCGGCGTGGATCATGTGGCGGACAAACGCGAGTTCCGCCACTTCATGCTCAAGGAAATCCATGAGCAACCGGAGACCGCGGAGCTGTGGGTGACCCGCCATCTGCCCCAGGGGCTGGCGACTGAGCAGCCGGTGGCGCTGCCGATGGACGATGCCTTCTACGAAGGGATCGAGCGGATTCAGATCCTGGCCTGCGGCACCAGCCGCCACGCCGCGATGGTGGGGGCCTACCTGCTGGAGCAGTTCGCAGGAATACCCACATCGGTGCATTACGCCAGTGAATTCCGTTACGCCCCGCCGCCGCTGGCTCCCCACACCCTCACCATTGGCGTCACCCAGTCCGGTGAAACGGCAGACACCCTGGCCGCCTTGGCCATGGAGGCGGAGCGGCGTCTGGCCCATGGGGATCCAGCCTTTGCCCCCCGCCAACTGGGGGTGACCAACCGTCCGGAAAGCTCCCTGTCGCGTCAGGTGCCGCACATTCTCGACATCGGGGCCGGTATCGAGGTCGGCGTGGCCGCCACCAAGACCTTCCTCGGCCAGCTCTTGGCGTTCTATGGCTTGGCCATGGCGTTTGCTGCCCGACGTGGCGCACGCTCCGCGGCTGAGATCAAAGCGTTGGCGGATGAATTGCGGACCTTGCCTCAGCAGCTGCGTCAGCTGGTGGATCTGCATGATCAGCGCTCGGAGGCCCTGGCCCACCGCTTTGCCGACACTCAGGATGTGATTTTCCTTGGCCGGGGCATCAACTACCCGATTGCTCTGGAAGGAGCGTTGAAACTGAAGGAAATCAGCTACATCCATGCCGAGGGTTACCCAGCGGGTGAGATGAAGCATGGGCCGATCGCCCTTTTGGATTCCCGGGTTCCGGTGGTGTCGATCGCCGTGCCCGGTGTGGTGTTCGAAAAGGTGCTCAGCAACGCTCAGGAAGCCAAGGCCCGCGATGCACAGCTGATCGGTGTGGCGCCCCAAGGGCCCGATACCGATTTGTTTGAT
- the psaC gene encoding photosystem I iron-sulfur center protein PsaC: MSHAVKIYDTCIGCTQCVRACPLDVLEMVPWDGCKAGQIASSPRTEDCVGCKRCETACPTDFLSIRVYLGDETTRSMGLAY, from the coding sequence ATGTCCCACGCCGTCAAGATCTACGACACCTGCATCGGTTGCACCCAGTGCGTGCGTGCCTGCCCTCTCGACGTGCTTGAGATGGTGCCCTGGGACGGCTGTAAGGCCGGCCAGATCGCGTCATCGCCGCGCACCGAAGACTGTGTGGGTTGCAAGCGCTGCGAAACCGCCTGCCCTACCGACTTCCTGAGCATCCGCGTCTATCTCGGAGATGAGACGACCCGCTCCATGGGTCTGGCTTACTGA
- the acpP gene encoding acyl carrier protein encodes MSQEAILEKVRSIVAEQLSVDSGEVKPESNFQNDLGADSLDTVELVMALEEAFDIEIPDEAAEGITTVGDAVKYIEDKQA; translated from the coding sequence ATGTCCCAGGAAGCGATCCTCGAGAAGGTCCGTTCGATCGTTGCGGAGCAACTGAGTGTTGACTCCGGCGAAGTGAAGCCGGAATCCAACTTCCAGAACGATCTGGGTGCTGATTCTCTGGACACCGTGGAACTCGTGATGGCCCTGGAAGAGGCCTTCGACATCGAGATTCCCGACGAAGCTGCTGAAGGCATCACCACTGTTGGCGACGCCGTCAAATACATCGAAGACAAGCAAGCCTGA
- the fabF gene encoding beta-ketoacyl-ACP synthase II, with translation MVDGLHRVVITGLGAVTPIGNTVQDYWNGLTSGSNGVEAITLFDASEHACRFAAEVKDFDPTGFIEPKEAKRWDRFCKFGVVAAKQAVAHAGLDINDANADRIGTIIGSGVGGLLTMETQAHVLEGRGPGRVSPFTVPMMIPNMATGLAAIALGTKGPSSAVATACAAGSNAVGDAFRLLQLGKADAMVCGGAESAITPLGVAGFASAKALSFRNDDPATASRPFDKERDGFVIGEGAGVLVLETLEHAQARGATILGEVVGYGMTCDAHHITSPTPGGVGGAEAMRLALADGGIDASEIDYVNAHGTSTPANDKNETSAIKSALGDRALQIPVSSTKSMTGHLLGGSGGIEAVACVLALQHGVVPPTINHTTPDPDCDLDVVPNTARDQTLGTVLSNSFGFGGHNVCLAFKRAS, from the coding sequence ATGGTGGATGGTCTCCATCGCGTCGTCATTACCGGCCTCGGCGCGGTCACACCGATCGGCAACACGGTTCAGGATTACTGGAACGGCCTCACCTCCGGCAGCAACGGAGTAGAGGCCATCACCCTGTTCGATGCATCTGAGCACGCCTGTCGCTTTGCGGCGGAGGTGAAGGATTTCGATCCGACAGGTTTCATCGAACCGAAGGAAGCCAAGCGCTGGGATCGGTTCTGCAAGTTCGGCGTGGTGGCAGCCAAGCAGGCTGTGGCCCATGCCGGCCTTGACATCAACGACGCGAATGCGGATCGAATCGGCACGATCATCGGCTCCGGCGTCGGCGGACTGCTGACGATGGAAACCCAAGCCCACGTGCTCGAGGGCCGCGGTCCGGGACGGGTGAGCCCGTTCACGGTGCCGATGATGATCCCCAATATGGCCACAGGTTTAGCGGCGATTGCCCTGGGCACCAAAGGCCCCAGCTCTGCTGTGGCCACCGCCTGCGCCGCCGGCTCCAATGCTGTTGGTGATGCCTTCCGGTTGCTGCAGCTGGGCAAGGCGGACGCGATGGTTTGCGGTGGCGCCGAATCGGCGATCACTCCCCTAGGGGTTGCCGGCTTCGCCAGCGCCAAGGCCTTGTCGTTCCGCAATGACGATCCGGCCACGGCTAGTCGTCCATTTGACAAAGAGCGGGATGGCTTTGTGATCGGTGAAGGTGCTGGCGTGCTGGTGCTCGAAACCCTCGAGCATGCCCAAGCCCGTGGCGCCACGATCCTCGGCGAAGTGGTGGGCTACGGCATGACCTGCGATGCCCACCACATCACCTCACCCACGCCCGGCGGCGTCGGGGGAGCTGAAGCGATGCGCCTGGCCCTGGCCGATGGCGGGATCGATGCTTCGGAAATCGACTATGTCAACGCCCACGGCACCAGCACCCCGGCGAACGACAAGAACGAGACCTCGGCGATCAAGAGCGCACTGGGCGACCGTGCGCTGCAGATTCCCGTGAGCTCCACCAAATCGATGACCGGTCACCTGCTGGGTGGCTCCGGCGGCATCGAAGCCGTGGCCTGCGTGCTGGCGCTGCAACACGGCGTCGTGCCCCCCACGATCAACCACACCACACCGGATCCCGACTGTGATCTGGATGTCGTGCCGAATACGGCGCGAGATCAGACACTGGGAACCGTCTTGTCCAACTCCTTCGGCTTCGGCGGCCACAACGTCTGCCTGGCTTTCAAACGCGCCAGCTGA
- the tkt gene encoding transketolase has product MVAAPASLDTLCINSIRMLAVDAINKSNSGHPGLPMGCAPMGYALWDKFLKHNPKNPKWFNRDRFVLSAGHGCMLLYALLHLTGYDSVTIDDIKQFRQWGSKTPGHPETFETPGVEVTTGPLGAGISNAVGLAIAESHLAAKFNKADATVVDHYTYVVMGDGCNQEGVSSEAASLAGHLKLGKLIALYDDNSITIDGRTDVSFTEDVLKRYEAYGWHVQHVAEGNTDVDAIAKAIEAAKAVTDKPSIIKVTTIIGYGSPNKADTAGVHGAALGEEEAALTRQQLGWDYAPFEIPQDAYDQFRQAIDRGASLEAEWNQTLATYRTKYPTEAAEFERMLRGELPEGWDKDLPTYTPEDGGLATRKHSQICLGALGPNLPELIGGSADLTHSNYTDIKGETGSYQASSPEKRYLHFGVREHAMAAILNGIAYHNSGLIPYGGTFLVFADYMRGSMRLSALSMLGVIYVLTHDSIGVGEDGPTHQPIETIPSLRAMPGMLVFRPGDGNETSGAYKVAIQNRNRPSSLCLSRQGMANQANSSIDKVALGGYVLEDCAGTPDLILIGTGTELDLCVQAAKQLTGEGKKVRVVSMPCVELFDEQTDSYKEEVLPNAVRKRIVVEAAESFGWHRFIGLDGDSVTMNRFGASAPGGTCLKEFGFTVENVVAKSKSLLG; this is encoded by the coding sequence ATGGTCGCTGCGCCCGCGTCACTCGACACGCTCTGCATCAACAGCATTCGGATGCTGGCTGTCGACGCCATCAACAAGTCCAACAGCGGCCACCCCGGCCTGCCGATGGGCTGCGCACCCATGGGTTATGCCCTCTGGGACAAGTTTCTCAAGCACAACCCCAAGAACCCCAAGTGGTTCAACCGCGACCGCTTCGTGCTGTCTGCTGGCCACGGCTGCATGCTGCTCTACGCCCTGCTGCACCTCACCGGCTACGACTCGGTGACCATCGACGACATCAAGCAGTTCCGTCAGTGGGGCTCCAAAACCCCGGGTCACCCCGAAACCTTTGAAACCCCCGGCGTTGAAGTGACCACCGGCCCTCTGGGCGCCGGCATCTCCAACGCAGTGGGTCTGGCCATCGCTGAATCCCACCTGGCAGCCAAGTTCAACAAGGCTGACGCCACCGTGGTGGATCACTACACCTACGTGGTGATGGGTGACGGCTGTAACCAAGAAGGTGTCTCTTCCGAAGCTGCATCCCTGGCGGGCCACCTCAAGCTGGGCAAGCTGATCGCCCTCTACGACGACAACAGCATCACCATCGATGGCCGCACCGATGTGTCCTTCACCGAGGACGTGCTGAAGCGCTACGAGGCCTATGGCTGGCACGTACAGCACGTGGCCGAGGGCAACACCGATGTGGATGCCATTGCCAAAGCGATCGAAGCCGCCAAGGCAGTGACCGACAAGCCGTCGATCATCAAGGTGACCACCATCATTGGCTACGGCTCCCCCAACAAGGCCGACACCGCCGGCGTGCATGGTGCTGCTCTGGGTGAAGAGGAAGCAGCCCTGACCCGTCAGCAGCTGGGTTGGGACTACGCCCCCTTCGAAATCCCCCAGGACGCCTACGACCAGTTCCGCCAGGCCATTGACCGTGGCGCCAGCCTCGAGGCCGAGTGGAACCAGACCCTGGCCACTTACCGCACCAAGTACCCCACGGAAGCCGCCGAGTTCGAGCGGATGCTGCGCGGAGAGCTACCCGAGGGTTGGGACAAGGACCTCCCCACTTACACCCCCGAAGATGGTGGATTGGCCACCCGGAAGCACTCCCAAATCTGCCTGGGTGCTCTGGGACCCAACCTGCCCGAGCTCATTGGCGGCTCCGCTGACCTCACCCACTCCAATTACACGGACATCAAGGGTGAAACCGGCTCCTACCAGGCCAGCAGCCCTGAGAAGCGCTACCTGCACTTCGGTGTGCGCGAGCACGCCATGGCCGCCATCCTCAACGGCATCGCTTATCACAACAGCGGTTTGATTCCCTACGGCGGCACCTTCCTGGTGTTCGCCGACTACATGCGCGGCTCCATGCGCCTATCTGCCCTGAGCATGCTGGGTGTGATCTACGTGCTCACCCACGACTCCATCGGCGTCGGCGAAGACGGCCCCACCCACCAGCCGATCGAAACCATCCCATCGCTCCGCGCGATGCCAGGGATGTTGGTGTTCCGCCCTGGCGACGGCAACGAAACCAGTGGTGCCTACAAGGTGGCGATCCAAAACCGCAATCGCCCCAGCTCCCTCTGCCTCAGCCGTCAGGGCATGGCCAACCAGGCCAATTCCTCCATCGACAAGGTGGCACTTGGTGGCTATGTGCTCGAAGACTGCGCGGGCACTCCCGATCTGATTTTGATCGGTACCGGTACCGAGCTCGACCTCTGCGTTCAGGCAGCCAAGCAACTCACCGGTGAAGGCAAGAAGGTGCGCGTGGTGTCCATGCCCTGCGTCGAACTGTTCGACGAGCAGACCGATTCCTACAAGGAAGAGGTGCTCCCCAACGCCGTGCGCAAGCGCATCGTGGTTGAGGCCGCTGAATCCTTTGGCTGGCACCGTTTCATCGGCCTGGATGGCGACAGCGTGACCATGAATCGTTTCGGTGCTTCCGCCCCCGGCGGCACCTGCCTCAAGGAATTCGGTTTCACCGTGGAGAACGTGGTCGCTAAATCAAAATCTCTGCTTGGGTAG